One genomic segment of Flavobacteriaceae bacterium includes these proteins:
- a CDS encoding imidazolonepropionase — MMTLFTHIKELIQVRDLSVSKVSGEEMKIVPTIKNAFLLVKDDCIEDFGPMENLPLIKADSTLNMTGRMILPAWCDSHTHLVFAGNRAQEFVDRINGLSYEEIANRGGGILHSAKRLQETSEEDLYKQSAKRLEELISLGTGAIEIKSGYGLSVQSEIKMLRIIKMLKKNYTIPIKATFLGAHAIPAAYKNDKGAYIDLIINEMLPAIANEELADFIDCFCEKGYFSVRDLDTILTAGSKYGLIPKVHVNQFNAIGGIRTSLKHKALSVDHLEVLTNEDIKDLQKHPDTISVALPNCSYFLNIPYTPARKIIDSRLALALASDFNPGSSPSGNMNFVVSAACIKMNMTPEEAINAATINGAYAMNLSKSVGSITKSKKANFIITKKIPNYHMIPYHFGNHQIESIYIDGKKQH; from the coding sequence ATGATGACATTATTCACCCATATCAAAGAGCTCATTCAGGTACGCGACCTATCGGTTTCCAAAGTTTCCGGAGAAGAAATGAAAATAGTGCCTACTATAAAAAATGCGTTTCTTTTGGTTAAAGATGATTGTATTGAAGATTTTGGCCCTATGGAAAACCTCCCTCTCATAAAAGCAGATAGCACTTTAAATATGACGGGTAGAATGATTTTACCTGCCTGGTGTGATAGTCATACACATTTGGTTTTTGCAGGTAACAGAGCACAAGAATTTGTAGACAGAATCAACGGTTTATCATATGAAGAAATAGCAAATAGAGGAGGTGGCATCTTACATTCGGCTAAAAGATTACAAGAAACTTCCGAAGAAGATTTATATAAACAGTCGGCAAAAAGATTAGAAGAACTCATTTCTTTGGGGACAGGTGCTATTGAAATAAAATCCGGTTACGGGCTGTCTGTACAGTCAGAAATAAAAATGTTACGAATAATAAAAATGCTCAAAAAAAATTATACAATCCCTATAAAAGCTACTTTTTTGGGAGCTCATGCAATTCCCGCCGCGTATAAAAATGATAAAGGTGCTTATATCGATTTGATTATCAATGAAATGTTACCTGCTATCGCAAACGAAGAATTAGCAGATTTTATCGATTGCTTTTGCGAAAAAGGATATTTTTCTGTCCGGGATTTGGATACCATTTTAACAGCCGGTTCAAAATACGGTTTAATCCCCAAAGTACATGTAAATCAGTTTAATGCCATAGGCGGAATCAGGACGAGCCTAAAGCACAAAGCATTATCGGTAGACCATTTGGAAGTACTCACAAATGAAGATATAAAGGATCTGCAGAAACATCCCGATACCATTTCCGTAGCCTTGCCAAACTGTTCTTATTTTTTAAACATTCCTTATACACCGGCCAGAAAAATAATCGATAGCAGACTGGCACTAGCCTTAGCAAGTGATTTTAACCCGGGTTCTTCCCCTTCCGGAAATATGAATTTTGTAGTATCCGCTGCTTGTATAAAAATGAATATGACACCGGAAGAAGCCATTAATGCAGCTACTATTAACGGAGCTTATGCTATGAATTTAAGTAAGTCTGTCGGAAGCATTACTAAAAGTAAAAAAGCTAATTTTATAATTACTAAGAAAATTCCCAATTATCATATGATTCCATACCACTTTGGAAACCACCAAATTGAGTCTATCTATATAGATGGAAAAAAGCAGCACTAA
- the fumC gene encoding class II fumarate hydratase yields the protein MKYRIERDTIGQVEIPSDKYWGAQTERSRNNFKIGATASMPLEIVYGFAYLKKAAAYTNAELGVLPSEKRDLIATVCDEILEGKLDDQFPLVIWQTGSGTQSNMNVNEVIANRAHEIAGNVIGEGEKTIQPNDDVNKSQSSNDTFPTGMHIAAYKKIVETTIPGVEQLKNTLQIKADALKDVVKIGRTHLMDATPLTLGQEFSGYIAQLNFGLKTLRNSLKHLSQLALGGTAVGTGLNTPKGYDVLVAKYIAEFTGLPFVTAENKFEALAAHDALVETHAALKQIAVSLNKIANDIRMMASGPRSGIGEIIIPANEPGSSIMPGKVNPTQAEAMTMVCAQVMGNDVAVTIGGTQGHYELNVFKPMMAANVLQSAQLIGDACVSFDENCIKGIEPNRPRIKELLNNSLMLVTALNTKIGYYKAAEIANTAHANGTTLKEEAIRLGYVTSAQYDEWVKPEDMIGSLK from the coding sequence ATGAAGTATAGAATAGAGAGAGATACCATAGGACAGGTAGAAATACCGTCCGATAAGTATTGGGGAGCACAAACCGAACGTTCCAGAAATAACTTTAAAATAGGAGCGACCGCTTCGATGCCGTTGGAAATTGTATATGGCTTTGCATATTTAAAAAAAGCAGCAGCTTATACGAATGCCGAGTTAGGTGTTTTACCTTCGGAAAAAAGAGATCTAATTGCCACGGTTTGTGATGAAATTTTAGAAGGGAAATTAGACGATCAATTCCCTTTGGTTATCTGGCAAACCGGTTCCGGTACACAGTCAAACATGAATGTAAATGAAGTCATTGCAAACAGAGCTCATGAAATAGCCGGAAATGTTATCGGTGAAGGGGAAAAAACCATACAACCTAATGATGATGTCAATAAATCGCAATCATCCAATGATACGTTCCCCACGGGAATGCATATTGCAGCTTATAAAAAGATCGTAGAAACAACCATTCCGGGTGTAGAGCAACTAAAAAATACCTTACAAATAAAAGCCGATGCTTTAAAAGATGTTGTAAAAATAGGCCGTACACATTTGATGGATGCAACTCCGCTAACCTTAGGGCAAGAATTTTCAGGATATATTGCCCAATTAAATTTTGGATTAAAAACACTACGTAATTCCTTAAAGCATTTAAGTCAATTAGCTTTAGGAGGTACTGCAGTAGGAACAGGATTAAATACACCAAAGGGATACGATGTATTGGTAGCGAAGTACATTGCCGAATTTACAGGGCTTCCCTTTGTTACTGCTGAAAACAAATTTGAAGCTTTAGCCGCTCATGACGCCTTGGTAGAAACACATGCCGCTTTAAAGCAAATCGCAGTCTCTCTGAATAAAATTGCAAATGATATCCGTATGATGGCCTCAGGCCCTCGTTCCGGAATAGGAGAAATTATCATCCCCGCCAACGAACCGGGATCTTCCATTATGCCGGGAAAAGTAAACCCAACACAAGCTGAAGCCATGACAATGGTCTGTGCACAAGTGATGGGCAATGACGTGGCAGTAACTATCGGGGGAACACAAGGGCACTATGAGTTAAACGTTTTTAAACCCATGATGGCAGCAAACGTATTACAATCCGCACAACTCATTGGAGATGCCTGTGTTTCATTTGATGAAAACTGCATCAAAGGAATTGAACCTAACCGCCCAAGAATCAAAGAGCTATTAAATAATTCGTTGATGTTAGTTACTGCTTTAAATACTAAAATCGGATACTATAAAGCTGCGGAAATTGCAAATACGGCACATGCCAACGGAACCACATTAAAAGAAGAAGCCATTAGACTAGGCTATGTAACATCAGCACAATACGACGAATGGGTAAAACCCGAAGATATGATCGGTAGTTTAAAGTAA
- a CDS encoding cob(I)yrinic acid a,c-diamide adenosyltransferase, whose translation MKIYTKTGDKGTTALFGGERVSKDHLRITAYGTVDELNSYVGLIKDQEIDFHTKQSLTKIQHDLFTLGAMLATPAEKETLKSGKERLNIPKINAASITFLENEIDKMNDALPPMTHFILPGGHQTVSFCHIARCICRRAERLSVRLSTQEVINSVILMYLNRLSDYLFVMARKLSKDLSAEETKWVPEKY comes from the coding sequence ATGAAAATATATACAAAAACAGGCGACAAAGGAACCACAGCACTATTTGGAGGAGAAAGAGTATCTAAAGATCATTTACGTATAACAGCTTACGGAACTGTAGACGAACTAAATTCTTATGTAGGATTAATTAAAGATCAGGAAATTGATTTTCACACAAAGCAATCTCTTACAAAAATACAACACGATTTATTTACCTTGGGAGCTATGTTGGCAACCCCCGCGGAAAAAGAAACGCTTAAAAGCGGGAAAGAACGATTAAACATCCCAAAAATAAATGCTGCCTCTATCACTTTTTTAGAAAATGAAATCGATAAGATGAATGATGCCTTACCTCCAATGACCCATTTTATCTTACCCGGAGGACATCAAACAGTGTCATTCTGTCATATAGCAAGATGTATTTGCAGGCGAGCTGAAAGATTATCCGTCAGGTTAAGTACTCAGGAAGTTATAAATTCAGTCATTTTAATGTATCTAAACCGGCTTTCCGACTACCTTTTTGTAATGGCACGAAAGTTGTCCAAAGACTTGTCAGCAGAAGAGACAAAGTGGGTTCCCGAGAAGTATTAA
- a CDS encoding DUF2795 domain-containing protein, which translates to MYWTLELASYLADAPWPATKDELIDYAIRTGAPLEVAENLQEIEDEGDPYDSIVEIWPDYPTEEDYLWNEDEY; encoded by the coding sequence ATGTATTGGACTCTGGAATTAGCCTCATATTTAGCAGATGCGCCCTGGCCGGCTACTAAAGATGAATTAATAGATTATGCTATTAGGACAGGCGCACCTTTGGAAGTTGCCGAGAATTTACAAGAGATTGAAGATGAAGGAGATCCTTACGATTCAATCGTAGAAATCTGGCCGGATTACCCCACCGAGGAAGATTATCTTTGGAATGAAGACGAATATTAA